A genomic stretch from Chloroflexota bacterium includes:
- a CDS encoding helix-turn-helix domain-containing protein: MAQDWITTRAAAELSGYHLDHLRRIIRAGEVQAQKFGETWQVSRKSLLAYLKEQRAKGERRGRKRKV, from the coding sequence ATGGCGCAGGACTGGATTACCACACGCGCGGCCGCCGAGTTGAGCGGGTATCACCTTGACCACTTGCGGCGCATCATTCGCGCCGGCGAGGTTCAGGCGCAGAAGTTTGGGGAGACATGGCAGGTTAGCCGCAAGTCGCTACTAGCCTACCTGAAAGAGCAACGCGCCAAAGGCGAGCGGCGCGGGCGAAAGCGCAAGGTTTGA
- a CDS encoding bifunctional DNA primase/polymerase codes for MRRNVASARAVYVALDYDPIPLVPDGKAPHASDWPTVPPAKQWRDAPADANIALRCGGGLRLAVLDADDDAMPGTAERIARYLAGMGIDAGDCPTIATPSGGRHFYVRFTRPLSGNARNLSPDMGKGELRFGCGAYVAAPPSTIGQARYQLTAGDWRQLPPIDPRDLLPIVPTLETSAQVSADTPARARFSRRAWALLSGEGIDRYPSRSEAEQAVITSLINSGFDFPGILSLFIRYPAGGKFAELYAASPKRAEAYLRHSFGAAARYASAHTSPARQMAAQAIAWASARAWPGRTGATDRAVFLAHANIAHTAGATLYAAPCRTLAELAQVDKLTASRATHRLVTAGMLAVEKPATATLSTVFRLSPALTTAYTSIPLPVRKCTHVAFRGDKTAGQVWGELQSGALSVAELAERTGRGTATIARALARMARIVDARTGEVWAIVTREGETWRACEGADLEAVARANGAADAAERQRQRHAEERRERKEIFGSRAAPREEKRNAN; via the coding sequence ATGCGCCGCAACGTTGCCAGCGCCCGCGCGGTATATGTGGCGCTTGACTATGACCCTATTCCACTTGTGCCCGACGGCAAAGCGCCGCACGCATCGGATTGGCCGACAGTGCCGCCGGCAAAGCAATGGCGCGATGCGCCTGCCGACGCCAATATCGCGCTACGGTGCGGCGGCGGCTTGCGGCTGGCTGTATTGGACGCCGACGATGACGCCATGCCGGGCACCGCCGAGCGCATCGCACGCTACCTGGCGGGCATGGGCATAGACGCGGGGGACTGCCCGACGATTGCGACGCCGAGCGGCGGGCGACATTTCTACGTTCGCTTTACGCGCCCGCTATCCGGCAACGCGCGCAACCTGTCGCCCGACATGGGCAAAGGCGAACTGCGTTTCGGGTGCGGCGCGTATGTGGCCGCCCCGCCGTCCACCATCGGGCAGGCACGTTACCAATTGACCGCCGGCGATTGGCGGCAGTTGCCGCCGATTGACCCGCGCGACCTGTTGCCCATCGTGCCCACGCTCGAAACGTCGGCGCAAGTTTCCGCAGACACGCCCGCCCGCGCGCGCTTCTCCCGCCGAGCATGGGCGTTATTGAGCGGCGAGGGCATTGACCGTTACCCGTCACGCAGCGAAGCCGAGCAAGCCGTCATCACGTCGCTTATCAATTCGGGCTTTGACTTCCCCGGCATTCTGTCGCTGTTCATTCGCTACCCGGCCGGGGGCAAGTTTGCAGAACTCTACGCCGCGTCGCCCAAACGCGCCGAGGCTTACCTACGCCACTCATTCGGGGCGGCGGCACGCTACGCGAGCGCCCACACGTCCCCCGCGCGCCAGATGGCCGCGCAAGCTATCGCATGGGCAAGCGCGCGCGCATGGCCCGGACGCACCGGCGCAACCGATAGAGCTGTCTTTCTCGCCCATGCCAATATCGCACACACAGCCGGGGCCACGCTCTATGCCGCACCCTGCCGCACGCTGGCAGAACTCGCGCAAGTGGACAAGTTGACGGCTTCACGCGCCACGCATCGGCTAGTAACGGCTGGTATGCTGGCTGTCGAAAAACCCGCTACCGCCACGCTGTCAACCGTCTTTCGGCTTTCGCCCGCCCTTACAACTGCGTACACTTCCATACCCCTTCCTGTGAGGAAGTGTACGCATGTCGCATTTCGGGGCGACAAGACGGCCGGGCAAGTGTGGGGGGAACTGCAAAGCGGCGCGCTAAGCGTGGCCGAACTCGCCGAGCGTACCGGACGCGGCACAGCGACGATAGCGCGGGCGCTGGCACGCATGGCGCGCATTGTGGACGCCCGAACAGGTGAGGTATGGGCAATCGTCACGCGCGAGGGCGAGACGTGGCGCGCGTGTGAGGGTGCGGATTTGGAGGCCGTCGCGCGCGCGAATGGCGCGGCAGACGCCGCCGAGCGGCAACGTCAACGGCACGCCGAGGAACGGCGCGAGCGCAAAGAGATATTTGGGAGCCGCGCCGCGCCGCGCGAAGAGAAGCGAAACGCGAATTGA